AGAGAAAGATATTAATTGTTGCCTTTTTATTGATCTTACCTTTTTACAGTTTCTCTCAAAGTAAGTTTGGAGTTGGCGGATCTTATATTTATAACAATTCTGAATATGTTTTAGGCAAGGTTATTCCATTTGTAGATAGTTTTAGTATACTCGATGATAAGAATGGTTTTGATGTTGAGTTACACTACAAATATAGGTTTAATGAGAAGTTTGCAATTTCTTCAAAGGTTGATTACCTAAGAGTTAAGCAGAAATATGAAATTGTGTTCCTGTCTCTTCTTTATGATAAGTTTGAAAGGGTATTTGATCAGCACTACCTGGAGTTTGCAGTTTACCCAAATTTATATTTCTCACGTGATTTTGCGGTTTATTTTGGGCCAAAACTTATATACAATATCAAGAATTCAGAGGTGAATAATGAATTAAATGAATACGGATTAGGGATAAATTTCAATACAATGAGTATTGGTCTGGATATAGGATTGAATTATGTTTATGAGATGTTTTATTTCGATTTGTCTTATTCCTATTTGCCCAATCATACTATTGGAAACATCGAAATATTAAATTATCAGTCCGATATACCGGTTACTTATAACGCTACACGTGTCAATTTTACTGTGGGACTTGAGTTTTAGCTTATGGTCTATTTTAGAAATTGGAGTGTTAGGTTCATTCAAGTTCTATTAAGATTTCATCTTTATCTACAGTATCATTTTTTGAGATGTTAACATTTTTAATTTTTCCGACACTGTTAGATTTTATTATGTTCTCCATTTTCATGGCTTCTAATACTAGTAGGTGTTGTCCCTCTTTAATCGGATCATTTTTTTTGATTAATATGTCCAGTACCAGCCCCGGCATAGGTGCTTTAATATATCTTGACTCGCTATCATTCTTCCTTCCATATCCTAAATTATGAATTAATTTATCGTATTGATCTCTTAAATTGGTCTTGAAGTATTTACCGTTTACCAGTATTTCTATTGTTTTGGTGTTTTCGTTTAAGTCTATAATATCCAAATCGTATTCAATACCATCTTTTTCTATGATATAGTTGTTTTTATTTTGCGACTTGATCGAAAAACTGAAATTATCGGAGTCTATTTTACCTGTAAATATAGAATCTTCACTTAGTTCAATTTCATATTTACGGTTATTTACATTTGCTTCTGACATTTATGAGATGATTTTAAGAGTTATAGCGCTAAATTTTTAATAACTTTAGATATGGCATATTATTTGCGATCATCATACTAAAGTATTAAAATTAGTAATTTAAAATTGTCTACAATGAAAAGAATTATATTATTATCAATTGCTCTTGTAACTTTTCTTTCGGTAAACGCGCAGAACAATACTAAAGTTGGTATAAAAGGAGGCTTTAATTATAATATGTCTTCTACTGATTTAAGTGATGCTCCGCTTGGTGCCTGGAATGCAATAAAGGATCCTAAAGCGAACAACGGATGGCATTTAGGTGTGCAATACAGAAGTTATTGCGGCGAGAAATTATATATTCAGCCCGAGTTAATTTATTCCCAGACATCAGAATCGTACGAAATAGACCTAAATAATAATTGGATTAAAACTGATTTTGATGATAGGATGGTAGATATAAACCTATTGTTGGGGATGAAATTTATGGATATGATCAGAGTTTATGGCGGACCAATGGGGATGCTGAATGTTGGAACAAATCAGGAAGCTAATGATATAGTAACAGCGTATAAATCTTTTAGAATGGGATATCAATTAGGGATTGGGGTAGATCTGT
This is a stretch of genomic DNA from Bacteroidota bacterium. It encodes these proteins:
- a CDS encoding outer membrane beta-barrel protein, yielding MNERKILIVAFLLILPFYSFSQSKFGVGGSYIYNNSEYVLGKVIPFVDSFSILDDKNGFDVELHYKYRFNEKFAISSKVDYLRVKQKYEIVFLSLLYDKFERVFDQHYLEFAVYPNLYFSRDFAVYFGPKLIYNIKNSEVNNELNEYGLGINFNTMSIGLDIGLNYVYEMFYFDLSYSYLPNHTIGNIEILNYQSDIPVTYNATRVNFTVGLEF
- a CDS encoding acetyl-CoA carboxylase biotin carboxyl carrier protein subunit gives rise to the protein MSEANVNNRKYEIELSEDSIFTGKIDSDNFSFSIKSQNKNNYIIEKDGIEYDLDIIDLNENTKTIEILVNGKYFKTNLRDQYDKLIHNLGYGRKNDSESRYIKAPMPGLVLDILIKKNDPIKEGQHLLVLEAMKMENIIKSNSVGKIKNVNISKNDTVDKDEILIELE
- a CDS encoding outer membrane beta-barrel protein, which gives rise to MKRIILLSIALVTFLSVNAQNNTKVGIKGGFNYNMSSTDLSDAPLGAWNAIKDPKANNGWHLGVQYRSYCGEKLYIQPELIYSQTSESYEIDLNNNWIKTDFDDRMVDINLLLGMKFMDMIRVYGGPMGMLNVGTNQEANDIVTAYKSFRMGYQLGIGVDLLSAFTFDVSYKGSFNSDNGVMKVGGVDVPVSQNVSQVLLGVGVLF